From Cellulosimicrobium sp. ES-005, one genomic window encodes:
- a CDS encoding DoxX family protein, producing the protein MSTSTARTTSPPGGASQTAARAAATATTGPVTQDDVVTRSPARHALALARLGAAVVFLWPFADKLLGLGYATPRDRAWLAGAAPAQGYLEHGVQGPLAGTFTAMAGPVTDWLFMLGLLGVGLALLLGIGLRVAAVSGALLFGMLWLSQWPLAAGSNNPVVDQHVLVVLVLVVLATTLAGDTWGLGRRWAALPLVRRAPWLR; encoded by the coding sequence ATGTCCACGTCCACCGCACGCACGACCTCACCGCCCGGCGGCGCCTCCCAGACCGCCGCGCGCGCCGCCGCCACCGCGACGACCGGTCCCGTCACCCAGGACGACGTCGTCACGCGCTCCCCCGCCCGGCACGCCCTCGCGCTCGCCCGGCTCGGCGCCGCGGTCGTGTTCCTCTGGCCGTTCGCCGACAAGCTCCTCGGCCTCGGGTACGCGACGCCGCGCGACCGCGCGTGGCTCGCGGGTGCCGCCCCGGCCCAGGGGTACCTCGAGCACGGGGTCCAGGGCCCGCTCGCGGGCACCTTCACCGCGATGGCCGGCCCCGTCACGGACTGGCTCTTCATGCTCGGTCTGCTCGGCGTCGGCCTCGCGCTCCTGCTCGGGATCGGCCTGCGGGTGGCCGCGGTGAGCGGCGCCCTGCTCTTCGGCATGCTCTGGCTGTCGCAGTGGCCGCTCGCGGCCGGGTCGAACAACCCGGTCGTCGACCAGCACGTCCTCGTGGTGCTGGTCCTCGTCGTCCTCGCGACGACGCTCGCGGGCGACACCTGGGGGCTCGGCCGCCGCTGGGCCGCGCTGCCCCTCGTCCGCCGGGCGCCCTGGCTGCGCTGA
- the ilvD gene encoding dihydroxy-acid dehydratase: MSRPLRSRTSTHGRNMAGARALWRATGMGSEDFGKPIIAIANSYTQFVPGHVHLKDMGDLVASAIREAGGVSKEFNTIAVDDGIAMGHGGMLYSLPSRDLIADSVEYMVNAHCADALVCISNCDKITPGMLNAALRLNIPVIFVSGGPMEAGKAVVADGVAKTHLNLVNAINYSADDNVSDAALAQVEENACPTCGSCSGMFTANSMNCLTEALGLSLPGNGSTLATHAARKELFLEAGRTIVDLAKRYYEDEDDSVAPRSIATKAAFSNAMALDVAMGGSTNTVLHILAAAQEGEVDFDLTDIERISRQVPCLSKVAPNHPNFHMEDVHRAGGIPALLGELDRAGLLDHDVTSVHTPTLREWLDDWDVRGGKATDRAIELFHAAPGGVRTTQAFSTSNRWESLDTDAAEGCIRDLEHAYTVEGGLAVLRGNLAEDGAVFKTAGVDPDVFHFVGKALVCESQDEAVEKILTKQVEPGHVVVVRYEGPAGGPGMQEMLYPTSFIKGRGLGKVTALITDGRFSGGSSGISVGHVSPEAAAGGVIGLVEDGDEIEIDVDTRLIRLNVPDEVIDERRAKMEARENPWQPVDRDRYVSPALQAYAAMATSADRGAVRDVSLIKRSR; the protein is encoded by the coding sequence ATGAGCCGCCCCCTGCGCTCCCGGACGTCCACCCACGGCCGCAACATGGCCGGCGCCCGCGCCCTCTGGCGCGCGACCGGCATGGGCTCGGAGGACTTCGGCAAGCCGATCATCGCGATCGCGAACTCGTACACGCAGTTCGTCCCCGGCCACGTCCACCTCAAGGACATGGGCGACCTCGTCGCGTCGGCGATCCGCGAGGCCGGTGGCGTCTCCAAGGAGTTCAACACGATCGCCGTCGACGACGGCATCGCGATGGGCCACGGCGGCATGCTCTACTCGCTGCCGAGCCGCGACCTCATCGCCGACTCGGTCGAGTACATGGTCAACGCGCACTGCGCCGACGCGCTCGTGTGCATCTCGAACTGCGACAAGATCACGCCCGGCATGCTCAACGCCGCGCTGCGGCTCAACATCCCGGTGATCTTCGTGTCCGGCGGCCCCATGGAGGCGGGCAAGGCGGTCGTCGCCGACGGCGTCGCCAAGACCCACCTCAACCTCGTCAACGCGATCAACTACTCGGCGGACGACAACGTGTCCGACGCCGCGCTCGCGCAGGTCGAGGAGAACGCGTGCCCCACGTGCGGGTCGTGCTCGGGCATGTTCACCGCGAACTCGATGAACTGCCTCACCGAGGCGCTCGGCCTGTCGCTCCCGGGCAACGGCTCGACCCTCGCGACGCACGCCGCGCGCAAGGAGCTGTTCCTCGAGGCCGGCCGCACGATCGTCGACCTCGCCAAGCGCTACTACGAGGACGAGGACGACTCGGTCGCGCCGCGCTCGATCGCGACCAAGGCCGCGTTCTCCAACGCCATGGCGCTCGACGTCGCGATGGGCGGCTCGACGAACACCGTGCTGCACATCCTCGCCGCGGCTCAGGAGGGCGAGGTCGACTTCGACCTCACCGACATCGAGCGGATCAGCCGCCAGGTGCCGTGCCTGTCCAAGGTCGCGCCGAACCACCCGAACTTCCACATGGAGGACGTTCACCGCGCCGGCGGCATCCCCGCCCTCCTGGGCGAGCTCGACCGCGCGGGCCTGCTCGACCACGACGTCACGAGCGTCCACACCCCGACGCTGCGCGAGTGGCTCGACGACTGGGACGTCCGGGGCGGCAAGGCGACCGACCGCGCGATCGAGCTGTTCCACGCGGCACCCGGGGGAGTGCGCACCACGCAGGCGTTCTCGACGTCGAACCGCTGGGAGTCGCTCGACACCGACGCGGCCGAGGGCTGCATCCGCGACCTCGAGCACGCGTACACCGTCGAGGGCGGCCTCGCCGTGCTGCGCGGCAACCTCGCCGAGGACGGCGCCGTGTTCAAGACCGCCGGGGTCGACCCGGACGTCTTCCACTTCGTCGGCAAGGCGCTCGTCTGCGAGTCGCAGGACGAGGCGGTCGAGAAGATCCTCACCAAGCAGGTCGAGCCGGGGCACGTCGTCGTCGTGCGCTACGAGGGCCCCGCGGGCGGCCCGGGCATGCAGGAGATGCTGTACCCGACGTCGTTCATCAAGGGCCGCGGCCTCGGCAAGGTGACCGCGCTCATCACCGACGGCCGCTTCTCCGGCGGGTCGTCGGGCATCTCCGTCGGCCACGTCTCGCCCGAGGCCGCCGCGGGCGGCGTCATCGGCCTCGTCGAGGACGGCGACGAGATCGAGATCGACGTCGACACGCGCCTCATCCGCCTCAACGTCCCGGACGAGGTGATCGACGAGCGCCGCGCCAAGATGGAGGCGCGCGAGAACCCGTGGCAGCCGGTCGACCGCGACCGCTACGTCTCGCCCGCGCTCCAGGCGTACGCCGCGATGGCGACCTCCGCCGACCGCGGCGCCGTCCGCGACGTGTCGCTCATCAAGCGCAGCCGCTGA
- a CDS encoding peptide MFS transporter: protein MATRGGGGEREFEVEPDPGAPPGPGAVARPPGSAAGPGPAAGAIEGDHAFFGHPRGLLTLFTTELWERFSYYGMRAILLFYLTDSVANGGLGIGETTGLALVSIYGTSVYLLSVVGGWLADRVIGSRRSVLYGGIVIAAGHVSLTIPGTGFSMAGIAMVALGTGLLKPNVSSMVGELYARDDPRRDSGFSIFYMGINLGSFVAPFLVGAARAWGGYHAGFAVAAVGMAVALVFFVAGRRYLGEAGAHVPNPVRPEERATIARVFLLIAAGVVLVGLIAVLVAGGFDISTFIDTMSYLAFLAPIAYFVVMYRSPRVTDAERPRVIAYIPLFVAAMLFWMIFEQAATTLSAFAKDRTDLTFFGVGISPEFFQSVNPLSIIVLAPVFAWIWIKTGDRPMTANKFAIGLTLASVSFLFLAVASAVVGDGKAPSWVLVLVYVIQTLGELCLSPVGLAATTLLAPKAFRSQAMALWFLAPAAGQAITAQVVQVTEGASDTAYFGGIGAVTLVFALALFALAPWVTRHVRHADELEGAHTAGA from the coding sequence ATGGCGACGCGGGGTGGCGGCGGCGAACGCGAGTTCGAGGTCGAGCCGGACCCGGGTGCACCACCCGGCCCGGGCGCCGTCGCGCGCCCGCCCGGCTCAGCGGCCGGTCCGGGACCCGCGGCCGGCGCGATCGAGGGGGACCACGCGTTCTTCGGGCACCCGCGCGGCCTGCTGACGCTCTTCACCACGGAGCTGTGGGAGCGGTTCAGCTACTACGGGATGCGCGCGATCCTGCTGTTCTACCTCACGGACTCCGTGGCGAACGGCGGGCTCGGGATCGGCGAGACGACCGGTCTGGCGCTCGTCTCGATCTACGGCACGAGCGTCTACCTGCTCTCCGTCGTGGGCGGGTGGCTCGCGGACCGCGTGATCGGCTCGCGTCGCTCGGTCCTGTACGGCGGCATCGTCATCGCCGCAGGCCACGTCAGCCTGACGATCCCCGGCACGGGCTTCTCGATGGCGGGCATCGCGATGGTCGCGCTCGGGACGGGTCTGCTCAAGCCCAACGTGTCGTCCATGGTCGGCGAGCTCTACGCGCGCGACGACCCGCGGCGCGACTCGGGCTTCTCCATCTTCTACATGGGCATCAACCTCGGGTCGTTCGTCGCGCCGTTCCTCGTCGGGGCCGCGCGCGCCTGGGGCGGGTACCACGCCGGGTTCGCGGTGGCGGCGGTCGGCATGGCCGTCGCGCTCGTGTTCTTCGTCGCGGGCCGCCGCTACCTCGGCGAGGCGGGCGCGCACGTGCCCAACCCCGTGCGCCCCGAGGAGCGGGCGACGATCGCGCGCGTCTTCCTGCTCATCGCCGCGGGCGTCGTGCTCGTGGGGCTGATCGCGGTCCTGGTGGCCGGCGGCTTCGACATCTCGACGTTCATCGACACGATGTCCTACCTGGCGTTCCTCGCGCCGATCGCGTACTTCGTCGTCATGTACCGCTCGCCGCGCGTGACCGACGCCGAGCGCCCGCGCGTCATCGCCTACATCCCGCTGTTCGTCGCGGCGATGCTCTTCTGGATGATCTTCGAGCAGGCCGCCACGACGCTCTCCGCGTTCGCGAAGGACCGGACCGACCTGACGTTCTTCGGGGTCGGCATCAGCCCCGAGTTCTTCCAGTCGGTCAACCCGCTGTCGATCATCGTCCTGGCGCCCGTGTTCGCGTGGATCTGGATCAAGACCGGGGACCGGCCGATGACGGCCAACAAGTTCGCGATCGGCCTCACGCTCGCGTCGGTGTCGTTCCTCTTCCTCGCCGTCGCGTCCGCGGTCGTCGGCGACGGCAAGGCGCCGTCGTGGGTGCTGGTGCTCGTCTACGTGATCCAGACGCTCGGCGAGCTGTGCCTGTCTCCCGTCGGCCTCGCGGCGACGACGCTGCTGGCGCCGAAGGCGTTCCGGTCCCAGGCGATGGCGCTCTGGTTCCTCGCACCCGCGGCGGGTCAGGCCATCACGGCGCAGGTCGTGCAGGTCACCGAGGGGGCGTCCGACACCGCGTACTTCGGGGGGATCGGCGCCGTGACGCTCGTGTTCGCGCTCGCGCTGTTCGCGCTGGCCCCGTGGGTCACGCGGCACGTCCGCCACGCCGACGAGCTCGAGGGCGCGCACACGGCCGGCGCCTGA